A single window of Opisthocomus hoazin isolate bOpiHoa1 chromosome 5, bOpiHoa1.hap1, whole genome shotgun sequence DNA harbors:
- the NAA15 gene encoding N-alpha-acetyltransferase 15, NatA auxiliary subunit isoform X2, whose product MPSVSLPPKENALFKRILRCYEHKQYRNGLKFCKQILSNPKFAEHGETLAMKGLTLNCLGKKEEAYELVRRGLRNDLKSHVCWHVYGLLQRSDKKYDEAIKCYRNALKWDKDNLQILRDLSLLQIQMRDLEGYRETRYQLLQLRPAQRASWIGYAIAYHLLEDYEMAAKILEEFRKTQQTSPDKVDYEYSELLLYQNQVLREAGLYKEALEHLCTYEKQICDKLAVEETKGDLLLQLGRLEEAVEVYKGLQERNPENWAYYKGLEKALKPANMMERLKIYEEAWTKYPRGLVPRRLPLNFLSGEKFKECLDKFLRMNFSKGCPPVFNTLRSLYKDKEKVAIIEELVIGYETSLRSCRLFNTNDDGKEEPPTTLLWVQYYLAQHYDKIGQPSLALEYINAAIESTPTLIELFLVKAKIYKHAGNIKEAARWMDEAQALDTADRFINSKCAKYMLKANSIKEAEEMCSKFTREGTSAVENLNEMQCMWFQTECAQAYKAMNKFGEALKKCHEIERHFVEITDDQFDFHTYCMRKITLRSYVDLLKLEDVLRQHPFYFKAARIAIEIYLKLHDNPLTDENKEHEADTANMSDKELKKLRNKQRRAQKKAQLEEEKKNAEKEKQQRNQKKKKDDDDEEIGGPKEELIPEKLAKLIGWKSFYSVCKVEAPLEEAIKFLTPLKNLVKNKIETHLFAFEIYFRKEKFLLMLQSVKRAFAIDSSHPWLHECMIHLFSSVSESKDLPDVVRTVLNQEMNRLFGATNPKNFNEAFLKKNYDSLPHRLSAAKMMYYLDPSSQKRAVELAMTLDESLINRNLQTCMEVLEALCDGSLGDCKEASETYRANCHKLFPYALAFMPPGYEEDMKITVNGDSSAEPEELANEI is encoded by the exons AGGTGTTACGAACATAAGCAGTATAGAAATGGGCTGAAGTTCTGTAAACAGATCCTTTCTAACCCAAAGTTTGCAGAACATGGAG aaaccTTGGCAATGAAAGGACTAACATTAAATTGCCTagggaagaaagaggaagctTATGAACTTGTGCGTAGAGGCCTAAGGAATGACTTGAAGAGTCATGTCT GTTGGCATGTCTATGGCCTTCTTCAGAGGTCAGACAAGAAGTATGACGAAGCTATCAAATGCTATAGAAATGCACTGAAATGGGACAAAGACAATCTTCAAATCCTGAGAGATCTTTCTCTGCTACAGATTCAGATGAGGGATCTTGAAGGTTACAGG GAAACAAGATACCAGTTGCTTCAGCTCCGACCTGCACAGCGAGCATCATGGATTGGTTATGCTATTGCTTACCATCTGCTGGAAGATTATGAAATGGCAGCAAAAATTTTAGAGGAATTTAGGAAGACACAGCAG ACATCACCTGATAAAGTGGACTATGAGTACAGCGAACTGCTGCTTTATCAAAATCAAGTGCTTCGGGAGGCAGGACTATATAAAGAAGCGTTGGAGCATCTTTGTACCTACGAAAAGCAGATCTGTGATAAACTGGCTGTCGAAGAAACTAAAG GAGACCTCCTCCTTCAGCTTGGCAGACTTGAAGAAGCGGTTGAAGTCTACAAAGGACTGCAAGAAAGAAATCCTGAAAACTGGGCCTACTACAAAGGCCTAGAAAAGGCACTTAAACCAG CTAATATGATGGAGAGGCTAAAGATCTATGAAGAGGCCTGGACTAAATACCCAAGGGGACTAGTTCCAAGAAGATTACCATTAAACTTTTTGTCGG GTGAAAAGTTTAAGGAATGTCTGGATAAGTTCCTAAGGATGAATTTCAGCAAAGGTTGCCCACCAGTCTTCAATACTTTGAGGTCATTATATAAAGACAAGGAGAAG GTGGCAATCATAGAAGAGCTCGTGATAGGTTATGAAACCTCTCTAAGAAGCTGCAGGTTATTTAACACAAATG atGATGGTAAAGAAGAACCTCCAACCACTTTACTCTGGGTCCAGTATTATTTGGCTCAGCATTATGATAAAATTGGACAGCCATCCCTGGCTCTGGAATATATAAACGCTGCTATAGAAAGTACTCCCACTTTGATAGAACTCTTCCTTGTGAAGGCAAAAATCTATAAG caTGCTGGCAATATTAAAGAAGCTGCAAGGTGGATGGATGAAGCTCAGGCTTTGGACACAGCAGACAGATTTATCAACTCCAAATGTGCAAAATATATGCTGAAAGCAAACTCCAttaaagaagcagaagaaatgtgTTCTAAGTTTACGAGG GAAGGAACCTCGGCAGTAGAGAACTTGAATGAAATGCAGTGCATGTGGTTTCAGACAGAGTGTGCGCAAGCTTACAAAGCAATGAACAAATTCGGAGAAGCACTTAAGAAATGCCATGAAATTGAGAGA CATTTTGTAGAAATCACGGATGACCAGTTTGACTTTCACACCTACTGTATGAGGAAGATTACACTTAGGTCTTATGTGGACTTGTTAAAACTAGAAGATGTACTTCGACAACATCCGTTCTACTTCAAAGCAGCACGCATTGCCATagagatatatttgaaacttCATGATAATCCTTTAACAGATGAAAATAAAGAACACGAGGCTGATACAG CAAATATGTCTGACAAGGAGCTAAAGAAGCTACGAAATAAGCAGAGAAGAGCGCAAAAGAAAGcacagctggaggaggagaagaagaatgctgagaaagaaaagcaacagaggaatcagaaaaagaagaaggatgatgatgatgaagaaatcGGAGGTCCGAAAGAAGAACTTATCCCTGAGAAGTTGGCAAAG TTGATCGGATGGAAGTCTTTCTATTCTGTATGTAAG GTTGAAGCACCTTTGGAAGAAGCCATTAAATTTTTAACACCCTTGAAGAATTTAGTGAAGAACAAAATAGAGACGCATCTTTTTGCCTTCGAGATTTATTTTCGAAAAG AGAAATTCCTTCTGATGCTTCAGTCTGTGAAGAGAGCTTTTGCTATTGATTCTAGTCACCCTTGGCTTCATGAGTGTATGATTCATCTCTTCAGCAGTG TATCTGAAAGCAAGGATCTACCTGATGTAGTTAGAACAGTGTTAAACCAAGAAATGAATCGGCTTTTTGGAGCAACTAATCCAAAGAACTTCAATGAAGCTTTCCTTAAAAAGAACTATGACTCACTACCACACAGGTTATCAG cTGCCAAAATGATGTACTATTTAGATCCTTCCAGTCAGAAAAGGGCAGTGGAGCTGGCAATGACCCTGGATGAATCCCTCATTAACAGAAATCTTCAG aCTTGTATGGAGGTATTAGAAGCTTTATGTGACGGTAGCCTTGGAGACTGTAAAGAAGCATCTGAAACTTACAGAGCAAATTGTCATAAGCTTTTCCCTTATGCTTTGGCTTTCATGCCCCCTGGATACGAAGAGGATATGAAGATCACAGTTAATGGAGATAGTTCTGCAGAACCTGAAGAACTGGCCAATGAAATATGA
- the NAA15 gene encoding N-alpha-acetyltransferase 15, NatA auxiliary subunit isoform X1 yields MPSVSLPPKENALFKRILRCYEHKQYRNGLKFCKQILSNPKFAEHGETLAMKGLTLNCLGKKEEAYELVRRGLRNDLKSHVCWHVYGLLQRSDKKYDEAIKCYRNALKWDKDNLQILRDLSLLQIQMRDLEGYRETRYQLLQLRPAQRASWIGYAIAYHLLEDYEMAAKILEEFRKTQQTSPDKVDYEYSELLLYQNQVLREAGLYKEALEHLCTYEKQICDKLAVEETKGDLLLQLGRLEEAVEVYKGLQERNPENWAYYKGLEKALKPANMMERLKIYEEAWTKYPRGLVPRRLPLNFLSGEKFKECLDKFLRMNFSKGCPPVFNTLRSLYKDKEKVAIIEELVIGYETSLRSCRLFNTNDDGKEEPPTTLLWVQYYLAQHYDKIGQPSLALEYINAAIESTPTLIELFLVKAKIYKHAGNIKEAARWMDEAQALDTADRFINSKCAKYMLKANSIKEAEEMCSKFTREGTSAVENLNEMQCMWFQTECAQAYKAMNKFGEALKKCHEIERHFVEITDDQFDFHTYCMRKITLRSYVDLLKLEDVLRQHPFYFKAARIAIEIYLKLHDNPLTDENKEHEADTANMSDKELKKLRNKQRRAQKKAQLEEEKKNAEKEKQQRNQKKKKDDDDEEIGGPKEELIPEKLAKVEAPLEEAIKFLTPLKNLVKNKIETHLFAFEIYFRKEKFLLMLQSVKRAFAIDSSHPWLHECMIHLFSSVSESKDLPDVVRTVLNQEMNRLFGATNPKNFNEAFLKKNYDSLPHRLSAAKMMYYLDPSSQKRAVELAMTLDESLINRNLQTCMEVLEALCDGSLGDCKEASETYRANCHKLFPYALAFMPPGYEEDMKITVNGDSSAEPEELANEI; encoded by the exons AGGTGTTACGAACATAAGCAGTATAGAAATGGGCTGAAGTTCTGTAAACAGATCCTTTCTAACCCAAAGTTTGCAGAACATGGAG aaaccTTGGCAATGAAAGGACTAACATTAAATTGCCTagggaagaaagaggaagctTATGAACTTGTGCGTAGAGGCCTAAGGAATGACTTGAAGAGTCATGTCT GTTGGCATGTCTATGGCCTTCTTCAGAGGTCAGACAAGAAGTATGACGAAGCTATCAAATGCTATAGAAATGCACTGAAATGGGACAAAGACAATCTTCAAATCCTGAGAGATCTTTCTCTGCTACAGATTCAGATGAGGGATCTTGAAGGTTACAGG GAAACAAGATACCAGTTGCTTCAGCTCCGACCTGCACAGCGAGCATCATGGATTGGTTATGCTATTGCTTACCATCTGCTGGAAGATTATGAAATGGCAGCAAAAATTTTAGAGGAATTTAGGAAGACACAGCAG ACATCACCTGATAAAGTGGACTATGAGTACAGCGAACTGCTGCTTTATCAAAATCAAGTGCTTCGGGAGGCAGGACTATATAAAGAAGCGTTGGAGCATCTTTGTACCTACGAAAAGCAGATCTGTGATAAACTGGCTGTCGAAGAAACTAAAG GAGACCTCCTCCTTCAGCTTGGCAGACTTGAAGAAGCGGTTGAAGTCTACAAAGGACTGCAAGAAAGAAATCCTGAAAACTGGGCCTACTACAAAGGCCTAGAAAAGGCACTTAAACCAG CTAATATGATGGAGAGGCTAAAGATCTATGAAGAGGCCTGGACTAAATACCCAAGGGGACTAGTTCCAAGAAGATTACCATTAAACTTTTTGTCGG GTGAAAAGTTTAAGGAATGTCTGGATAAGTTCCTAAGGATGAATTTCAGCAAAGGTTGCCCACCAGTCTTCAATACTTTGAGGTCATTATATAAAGACAAGGAGAAG GTGGCAATCATAGAAGAGCTCGTGATAGGTTATGAAACCTCTCTAAGAAGCTGCAGGTTATTTAACACAAATG atGATGGTAAAGAAGAACCTCCAACCACTTTACTCTGGGTCCAGTATTATTTGGCTCAGCATTATGATAAAATTGGACAGCCATCCCTGGCTCTGGAATATATAAACGCTGCTATAGAAAGTACTCCCACTTTGATAGAACTCTTCCTTGTGAAGGCAAAAATCTATAAG caTGCTGGCAATATTAAAGAAGCTGCAAGGTGGATGGATGAAGCTCAGGCTTTGGACACAGCAGACAGATTTATCAACTCCAAATGTGCAAAATATATGCTGAAAGCAAACTCCAttaaagaagcagaagaaatgtgTTCTAAGTTTACGAGG GAAGGAACCTCGGCAGTAGAGAACTTGAATGAAATGCAGTGCATGTGGTTTCAGACAGAGTGTGCGCAAGCTTACAAAGCAATGAACAAATTCGGAGAAGCACTTAAGAAATGCCATGAAATTGAGAGA CATTTTGTAGAAATCACGGATGACCAGTTTGACTTTCACACCTACTGTATGAGGAAGATTACACTTAGGTCTTATGTGGACTTGTTAAAACTAGAAGATGTACTTCGACAACATCCGTTCTACTTCAAAGCAGCACGCATTGCCATagagatatatttgaaacttCATGATAATCCTTTAACAGATGAAAATAAAGAACACGAGGCTGATACAG CAAATATGTCTGACAAGGAGCTAAAGAAGCTACGAAATAAGCAGAGAAGAGCGCAAAAGAAAGcacagctggaggaggagaagaagaatgctgagaaagaaaagcaacagaggaatcagaaaaagaagaaggatgatgatgatgaagaaatcGGAGGTCCGAAAGAAGAACTTATCCCTGAGAAGTTGGCAAAG GTTGAAGCACCTTTGGAAGAAGCCATTAAATTTTTAACACCCTTGAAGAATTTAGTGAAGAACAAAATAGAGACGCATCTTTTTGCCTTCGAGATTTATTTTCGAAAAG AGAAATTCCTTCTGATGCTTCAGTCTGTGAAGAGAGCTTTTGCTATTGATTCTAGTCACCCTTGGCTTCATGAGTGTATGATTCATCTCTTCAGCAGTG TATCTGAAAGCAAGGATCTACCTGATGTAGTTAGAACAGTGTTAAACCAAGAAATGAATCGGCTTTTTGGAGCAACTAATCCAAAGAACTTCAATGAAGCTTTCCTTAAAAAGAACTATGACTCACTACCACACAGGTTATCAG cTGCCAAAATGATGTACTATTTAGATCCTTCCAGTCAGAAAAGGGCAGTGGAGCTGGCAATGACCCTGGATGAATCCCTCATTAACAGAAATCTTCAG aCTTGTATGGAGGTATTAGAAGCTTTATGTGACGGTAGCCTTGGAGACTGTAAAGAAGCATCTGAAACTTACAGAGCAAATTGTCATAAGCTTTTCCCTTATGCTTTGGCTTTCATGCCCCCTGGATACGAAGAGGATATGAAGATCACAGTTAATGGAGATAGTTCTGCAGAACCTGAAGAACTGGCCAATGAAATATGA